From one Xiphophorus hellerii strain 12219 chromosome 18, Xiphophorus_hellerii-4.1, whole genome shotgun sequence genomic stretch:
- the sphkap gene encoding A-kinase anchor protein SPHKAP isoform X2 gives MAGAKCLLKTPSNFQSSAMFEGSESGEVDGGRTESTVASSISACKKVLCSNSVLDSSEYWLKNEKTLCRLSLLDDDADSSCTLICFVNLDPQKTNCRDDKNNKKLASVSPDLPKLVELLTIHQPKENEILLLGGLEASEICQTHPHSPLQGGQRTGVCLLPCSGKRHSTPPAGIILEINKFLIGMQWGKEQQQQHGQTTGQKVDDDTNRSISSIEEDFQTASEHLGEDSEDDGLRNEPVSGDVGNSSVEASQNHCVRHSCHRGQLARHHSQDDSDVKREGLPSASVHTKESAGHYATNLAESVLQDAFIRLSQDETSFVPEAAISVSLSSCPSNRSSKTKQPSKQRTCSFELPKIVIVQSPDNSDGAAEWSETQPSHRHDHNIPAKAEEMPETGTQAPTSQHSSGHKHVEMALACAASVIGTISSPELTEKLTLDSASVEVTEEELQQVKERSDYSVSSAMCGMAQVAGAVAAVELTEDSVGDGDSDVDSSEAYTASHGLMSAAKASTAFPLHCSVAAGTSVEAFRANIAEILHREAAEVLTQPQGYKSVAHLLERTHSKIVDGITCPKKCCMDESGVDDLINEVADSLFKHALEKAKKKKELEGAGKDAPSLQVFLQDSVNNLLFDILCLTQKKISHISEGDQGSEEVQKIVICPLEPDAAKESKDPLSQLKSLVGMSHSTNSENLFHCTERFSIVPGLKKKYVSEEGDVVASSTTPLFKEQQLQSQRRQSQPKPRDLPDQQQNNVVIREALGEIPSHNTERKGRIMMGSDGKQTSLVSQSSLNSCSSLLSLRMDSDFKAPITCYAEDLAATVVSMATELAAICLENSTGKQPWFCALNGTSTEVPETYLMPTCRTVLRRKESQSSNVASRKHRAPRLSEIKRKTEEQPELMERLVNRVVDESVNLDEPQDPFALFASEVTARIMNCPELNVVDTSKSGQQRSRLQCEKWSRGKASSYESIPEEDTDPSGAPNTLGPGSRLGQNLSRGSSISKQSSCESITDEFSRFMVNQMETEGRGFDLLLDYYAGKNASTILAAAVQQAATKKNGHLNVRASSCLSKQSSTESITEEFYRFMLRDMDKENKECGIAKTKEWSNSLFPPNPRTPFCIRQSSVPDRRSSDSRLTVNSPIKANSFDGFARNVYGDTLNIYPTNSVSATGLCKSDSCLYQRGKTDQITDMLIHETWSSSIESLMRKNKIIADPEDSIELEAAGDSQPHVQQFANRLAADIVDIGKSALGGQQDVAGITAGPHTQPHTPVVERRRGFKQSHLACSRIRASQEQSGSGMGSGSCDSNTSCTRGPRDVPLIHIEGDQRVEETLSKPERTGTGPQETSVDVMRMEMPIASSSSSERDRPAVAVAAVVKRDKRSMSASSEESMGSWSHITPEDDPHEETSSFIQLSEGNGTSSASSLGLADLDAFSDVPSQSTVISEETKKGHVEGTKVSTLESSSGSPAGGGSNLRQLLVVNCDLEQECEDSELRVALQWIAASELGLPALYFRKSKEKRLTKFQRVVHLMAQKAWRIADLFSAVVQFCKLHKTKEEADRSLRASLFDWLLETL, from the exons ATGGCAGGCGCAAAGTGCCTTCTGAAAACACCGAG TAACTTCCAGTCGTCTGCCATGTTTGAAGGATCCGAGTCTGGTGAGGTGGATGGAGGCAGGACAGAAAGCACGGTTGCTTCATCCATCAGCGCCTGCAAGAAG GTTCTGTGCAGCAACAGTGTCCTGGACTCATCCGAGTACTGGCTGAAGAACGAAAAGACTCTGTGCAGACTGAGCTTGCTGGATGATGATGCAGATAGCAGCTGCACCCTG ATCTGTTTTGTGAATCTGGACCCTCAAAAAACAAATTGTCGagatgataaaaacaacaag AAATTGGCATCAGTGTCTCCAGACCTGCCAAAGCTTGTTGAATTACTGACCATCCACCAGCCCAAAGAAAATGAGATCCTACTGCTCGGTGGCCTGGAAGCgtcagaaatatgccaaacacacccacactccCCCTTGCAG gGTGGGCAGCGCACAGGTGTGTGCTTGCTTCCATGTTCAGGAAAGAGGCACTCGACCCCTCCTGCCGGCATCATCTTAGAGATCAACAAATTTCTGATTGGTATGCAGTGGGGAAaggagcaacaacagcagcacggCCAAACTACTGGACAAAAGGTTGATGATGACACCAATCGTTCAATCTCGTCAATTGAAGAGGACTTCCAAACGGCATCAGAACACCTTGGAGAGGATAGTGAAGATGATGGCTTAAGAAATG AACCAGTGAGTGGTGACGTGGGGAACAGCTCAGTTGAAGCTTCACAGAATCACTGTGTCAGGCATTCGTGTCACAGGGGACAGCTTGCTCGTCATCACAGCCAAGATGATAGTGACGTGAAAAGGGAGGGACTTCCAAGTGCAAGTGTTCATACAAAAGAATCTGCTGGCCACTACGCAACCAATCTAGCTGAGTCGGTATTGCAAGATGCCTTCATACGACTCTCTCAAGATGAAACTTCCTTTGTCCCTGAGGCAGCAATCAGTGTGTCCCTCTCTAGTTGTCCTTCCAACAGATCTTCAAAGACCAAGCAGCCTTCAAAACAACGGACCTGCTCTTTTGAACTACCCAAAATTGTAATAGTTCAGAGCCCAGACAACTCAGATGGAGCAGCAGAATGGTCAGAGACACAACCATCACACAGGCACGATCACAATATTCCTGCCAAGGCAGAGGAAATGCCTGAGACTGGGACGCAGGCTCCAACTTCTCAACACAGCAGTGGACACAAACATGTTGAAATGGCTTTGGCCTGTGCAGCGAGTGTTATTGGCACCATTTCTTCCCCAGAACTGACTGAAAAGCTTACTCTTGATTCTGCTTCAGTAGAGGtaacagaggaggagctgcagcaagTAAAGGAGAGAAGTGACTATTCTGTGTCTTCAGCTATGTGTGGCATGGCACAAGTAGCCGGAGCAGTAGCAGCTGTGGAGTTAACTGAGGACTCAGTTGGAGATGGTGATTCTGATGTAGATTCCTCTGAGGCCTACACAGCCTCCCATGGTCTGATGTCTGCAGCCAAGGCTTCCACAGCCTTCCCTCTGCACTGCAGTGTGGCAGCAGGAACAAGTGTGGAAGCATTCAGAGCTAACATTGCTGAGATTTTGCACAGGGAAGCAGCAGAGGTCCTGACTCAACCACAAGGCTACAAGagtgtggcacacttgctggaGAGAACACATAGCAAAATAGTGGATGGCATTACGTGTCCCAAAAAGTGCTGCATGGATGAGAGTGGGGTGGACGACCTAATAAATGAGGTTGCTGACAGTCTATTCAAACATGCTTTAGAGAaggccaaaaagaaaaaggaactGGAGGGTGCTGGGAAAGATGCCCCCAGCCTCCAGGTCTTTCTTCAGGACAGCGTAAACAACTTGTTATTTGATATTCTCTGCTTGACCCAAAAGAAGATCAGTCACATTTCTGAAGGTGACCAAGGGTCAGAGGAAGTACAGAAGATTGTCATTTGTCCTCTAGAACCTGATGCTGCAAAGGAAAGCAAGGATCCATTAAGTCAGCTGAAGAGTTTGGTTGGCATGAGTCATTCCACTAACAGTGAGAACCTGTTCCACTGTACAGAAAGGTTTTCCATAGTCCCAGGACTGAAGAAGAAATATGTCTCTGAAGAAGGAGATGTAGTGGCTTCTTCCACTACACCACTCTTTAAAGAACAACAGCTGCAATCTCAACGCAGACAAAGTCAGCCTAAACCTAGAGATTTGCCTGATCAGCAGCAGAACAATGTTGTCATCAGAGAAGCTTTAGGTGAAATACCATCTCACAACACAGAAAGGAAGGGTCGAATAATGATGGGCAGTGACGGCAAACAAACTTCTCTAGTCTCACAGTCATCCCTCAACTCCTGCAGCTCCCTTCTCTCGTTAAGAATGGATTCTGACTTTAAGGCACCTATCACTTGTTATGCTGAGGATTTAGCTGCCACAGTGGTGTCAATGGCTACAGAACTGGCAGCCATTTGTCTTGAAAACTCCACAGGAAAACAGCCTTGGTTTTGTGCCCTTAATGGGACATCAACTGAAGTACCAGAAACCTACTTGATGCCAACTTGCCGTACAGTTTTAAGGAGAAAGGAGTCTCAAAGCAGCAATGTGGCCTCTAGAAAACACCGGGCACCCCGACTCAGCGagatcaaaagaaaaacagaggaacAGCCAGAACTAATGGAGAGACTAGTTAACAGGGTGGTGGATGAATCTGTCAACCTAGATGAACCACAAGACCCATTTGCCCTCTTTGCCTCAGAAGTCACAGCTAGAATCATGAATTGCCCTGAACTCAATGTGGTGGACACCTCCAAGTCAGGCCAGCAGCGTAGCAGATTACAGTGTGAAAAGTGGAGTCGTGGAAAGGCGTCTAGTTATGAGAGCATTCCAGAAGAAGACACAGACCCCTCAGGTGCACCAAACACTCTGGGCCCTGGCAGTCGGTTAGGTCAGAACTTAAGCCGTGGCAGCTCCATTTCTAAGCAGTCCAGCTGTGAGAGCATCACAGATGAGTTCTCACGGTTCATGGTAAACCAAATGGAGACTGAGGGCAGAGGTTTTGACCTTCTGCTGGATTACTATGCAGGGAAGAATGCCAGCACCATCCTGGCAGCAGCTGTGCAGCAGGctgcaacaaagaaaaatggtCACCTTAATGTCAGAGCCTCCTCCTGTTTATCTAAGCAGTCTAGCACAGAAAGCATCACGGAGGAATTCTACCGCTTCATGCTCCGGGACATGGACAAGGAGAACAAAGAATGTGGCATTGCCAAAACTAAAGAATGGAGCAATAGTCTTTTCCCTCCTAATCCTAGAACACCTTTCTGTATACGGCAGTCTTCTGTCCCAGACCGGCGGTCCTCAGATTCGCGGTTGACAGTCAACTCTCCCATAAAAGCCAACTCTTTTGATGGATTTGCCCGCAATGTATATGGAGACACTCTAAATATCTATCCAACCAACTCAGTATCAGCAACAGGATTGTGTAAGTCAGACTCCTGCCTCTATCAAAGGGGCAAGACTGATCAGATTACTGACATGCTGATCCATGAGACCTGGTCAAGCTCCATTGAGTCCTTAATGAGAAAGAACAAGATCATTGCTGATCCAGAGGACAGTATTGAGTTGGAGGCTGCAGGAGACTCTCAGCCTCATGTGCAGCAATTTGCCAATCGATTGGCAGCTGACATTGTGGATATTGGTAAGTCGGCACTTGGAGGACAGCAAGATGTAGCTGGGATAACGGCTGGGCCACACACGCAGCCGCACACACCCGTTGTTGAGAGGAGAAGAGGCTTTAAACAGTCTCATCTGGCTTGCAGTCGAATTCGAGCCAGCCAGGAGCAATCTGGGTCTGGCATGGGGTCCGGAAGTTGTGATAGCAATACTTCTTGCACCAGGGGTCCAAGAGATGTGCCACTCATCCACATTGAGGGAGATCAAAGGGTTGAAGAGACTCTTTCAAAGCCTGAAAGGACAGGAACAGGACCCCAGGAAACATCTGTTGATGTCATGCGAATGGAGATGCCTATTGCCAGCAGTAGCAG CAGTGAGAGGGACAGACCAGCTGTGGCGGTGGCTGCAGTAGTGAAGAGGGACAAGCGTTCAATGAGTGCTAGCAGTGAAGAGAGCATGGGGAGCTGGTCTCATATAACCCCTGAAGATGACCCCCACGAGGAGACCAGTAGTTTTATCCAGCTGAGTGAGGG GAACGGGACAAGCAGTGCTTCTAGCCTCGGCTTGGCAGACCTGGATGCTTTTTCTGATGTTCCTTCTCAAAGCACAGTGATCAG TGAGGAGACAAAGAAAGGCCACGTGGAGGGAACTAAAGTCAGCACTTTAG AGAGCTCTTCAGGAAGTCCTGCAGGCGGCGGCAGTAACCTCAGGCAGCTTTTAGTGGTAAACTGTGACCTGGAGCAAGAATGTGAGGACTCTGAGCTCAGAGTGGCTCTGCAGTGGATTGCTGCCTCTGAATTGGGCCTTCCTGCTCTCTACTTCAGGAAGTCAAAGGAGAAGAGGTTAACAAAG TTTCAGAGGGTGGTCCACCTGATGGCCCAGAAGGCATGGCGGATTGCTGACTTGTTCAGCGCTGTGGTTCAGTTCTGTAAGCTACACAAGACCAAGGAAGAGGCAGACAGGTCTCTTCGTGCCAGCCTCTTTGACTGGCTTTTGGAAACCCTTTAG